The proteins below are encoded in one region of Sulfolobus sp. A20:
- the csa3 gene encoding CRISPR-associated CARF protein Csa3, with amino-acid sequence MDGKNKALVFTMGFTIENLVKAITSKGVRGDEQVVLLSALTTDEFGKKRSEEALRFAIDYISKVGLKYFIKYINVNTPFETILSQIHEVLRGFDEVEIYIIGGMRILGIASYYYSILISPFKKIKAVCFTENMENSYELLTYVPRAPEGKEIIELMSELKEPREIKEIASNLNKTVSTVSKQLSKISDLVDCVDSRPKRCKLNELGRILLDEMTAAEKKGRDHV; translated from the coding sequence ATGGACGGGAAAAACAAAGCATTAGTATTTACGATGGGCTTCACAATCGAGAACTTAGTTAAGGCGATCACTAGTAAGGGAGTAAGGGGGGATGAGCAAGTCGTACTACTCTCAGCTTTGACTACAGACGAGTTCGGTAAAAAGAGGTCTGAGGAAGCGTTGAGGTTTGCCATTGATTATATATCGAAAGTCGGGTTAAAATACTTTATTAAATATATTAACGTAAATACTCCATTTGAGACAATATTGTCACAGATCCATGAGGTGTTAAGGGGGTTCGACGAAGTTGAGATATACATAATTGGGGGGATGAGGATACTAGGCATAGCTTCATACTACTACTCAATTTTGATTTCGCCCTTCAAAAAGATCAAGGCTGTATGCTTTACTGAGAACATGGAGAACTCCTATGAGCTCTTGACGTATGTACCTAGGGCACCGGAGGGGAAAGAGATTATTGAGCTCATGTCTGAACTTAAAGAGCCAAGAGAGATAAAGGAAATTGCGTCTAACTTAAACAAGACCGTCTCGACGGTATCTAAACAGTTAAGTAAGATAAGTGACCTAGTTGATTGCGTTGATAGTAGACCTAAGAGGTGTAAGCTTAACGAATTAGGCAGAATACTGCTAGACGAGATGACAGCGGCTGAGAAGAAGGGCAGAGACCATGTATAG
- a CDS encoding CRISPR system precrRNA processing endoribonuclease RAMP protein Cas6 has translation MYRLVKIKVDIPTPFITTDYTGKFVKTVLINANPNLNEIFQGEKKVYPKPLRITSLLKDNNEAVYPKRIVTNFSVDSKPKEPPKPITIRGAYWFYVGYETSLEPEISKAIASIFSGFNMRYGEFDLKIKAVELSQESFDDFPTEFSQVRVKLITPSLFKDPFEKLASVDRIKTRRYLPFPPFIFSTNVFEIFRETYKRNIIRLSYGLLESHNNLNTATKVWYYYDGKWLPGVIGYLKFFVRKGLKKEVISAFREVFIHANLMGVGTGRAAGFGFAQITAR, from the coding sequence ATGTATAGGCTAGTTAAGATAAAGGTGGATATCCCCACACCATTCATTACTACTGACTATACGGGGAAATTTGTAAAGACTGTTCTTATAAACGCTAACCCTAACCTTAATGAGATATTCCAAGGGGAGAAGAAAGTCTACCCTAAACCCCTCAGGATCACCTCCCTATTAAAGGACAATAATGAGGCAGTCTACCCTAAGCGTATAGTCACGAACTTTAGCGTCGACTCTAAACCAAAAGAACCCCCTAAGCCCATAACGATAAGGGGAGCTTACTGGTTCTACGTAGGCTATGAGACGTCACTTGAACCAGAGATAAGCAAAGCAATAGCGTCTATCTTCAGTGGTTTTAACATGAGGTATGGAGAGTTTGACTTGAAAATCAAAGCAGTGGAGCTCAGTCAAGAGAGCTTTGACGACTTCCCCACGGAGTTCTCACAGGTAAGGGTAAAACTTATCACACCTTCGTTGTTCAAAGACCCTTTCGAGAAATTGGCATCAGTAGACCGAATAAAGACGAGGAGGTACCTCCCATTTCCACCGTTCATCTTCTCAACAAATGTGTTTGAAATTTTCAGAGAGACGTATAAGAGGAACATAATAAGGCTCTCATACGGACTATTAGAGTCCCACAATAACTTAAACACGGCGACGAAGGTATGGTACTACTATGACGGAAAGTGGTTACCAGGCGTTATTGGCTATTTGAAGTTCTTTGTAAGAAAAGGGCTGAAAAAAGAGGTTATCAGTGCGTTTAGGGAGGTATTTATTCACGCTAATCTCATGGGCGTGGGTACGGGGAGAGCTGCTGGATTCGGGTTTGCCCAAATAACTGCGAGATGA